A DNA window from Calliphora vicina chromosome 1, idCalVici1.1, whole genome shotgun sequence contains the following coding sequences:
- the Dpm3 gene encoding dolichol-phosphate mannosyltransferase subunit 3, translated as MTNLQRWLMYLLLFLVPYFGILFATIKTPGMEKLLFPLQLLPYILVLMFGLYAAGTVLYRTFTFNDCPEAAKELQEQIQEARKDLIAKGLKFRD; from the exons ATGACTAATTTACAACGTTGGTTAATGTATTTACTACTGTTTTTAGTGCCATATTTTGGTATTCTATTCGCTACCATTAAAACGCCGGGTATGGAAAAATTGTTATTTCCTTTACAACTATTACCTTATATTTTGGTGCTTATGTTTGGT TTATACGCTGCTGGCACTGTTTTATATCGCACCTTTACTTTCAATGATTGTCCGGAAGCAGCCAAAGAATTGCAAGAGCAAATACAAGAAGCTCGTAAGGATTTAATAGCCAAAGGTCTTAAATTTAGAGATTAG